In Kitasatospora gansuensis, a genomic segment contains:
- a CDS encoding ATP-binding protein, translated as MTAVRAAAPPEESTGGDWRTLAGLPESVPVARAVTREACEKWGRPELADAAALVVSELVTNAVTHTGCRSIGLSLGMDATGVMIEVRDSSYGMPCRLTTDPTSAAGRGLIVVAACSKSWGARPEWRGKVVWALLPHPPTGQPPPSAEPLTAPRRRPVVQQAA; from the coding sequence GTGACCGCCGTCCGTGCCGCCGCTCCACCCGAGGAGAGCACCGGTGGTGACTGGCGAACGCTGGCCGGCCTCCCCGAGTCCGTGCCGGTCGCCAGAGCGGTGACCCGCGAAGCCTGCGAGAAGTGGGGGAGGCCCGAACTCGCCGATGCCGCCGCGCTGGTGGTCTCCGAACTCGTCACCAACGCGGTCACACACACCGGGTGCCGCTCGATCGGACTGTCACTCGGCATGGACGCCACCGGCGTCATGATCGAAGTCCGGGACTCGTCCTACGGCATGCCGTGCAGGCTCACCACCGACCCGACCTCGGCGGCAGGACGCGGCCTCATCGTCGTTGCGGCGTGCTCGAAGTCCTGGGGCGCAAGACCCGAGTGGCGAGGCAAGGTCGTCTGGGCACTCCTCCCGCACCCGCCCACCGGCCAGCCCCCGCCCAGCGCCGAGCCGCTCACCGCGCCACGCCGCAGGCCAGTTGTACAGCAAGCAGCCTGA
- a CDS encoding IS110 family transposase, with the protein MSTIAQRTREITGGVDTHKDTHTAAAVDSAGRPLGAEQFEATAAGYRELLAWLRSFGNLVLVGVEGTGAYGAGLARYLHERAVTVVEIDRPDRKARRWQGKSDPVDAEAAARAALSARRTGIPKQRDGQVEALRSLRVARRSAVRQRADVARQMKMLIITAPEELRTVLRDLGDRQLIVACATSRPDAKRAGEPAVAARLALRTLARRHQRLGEEIAELEELITPLVAGIAPALLALNGVGADVAGQLLVTAGENPERLRSEAAFAMLCGVAPLPASSGRTHRHRLNRGGDRDANAALYRVVLCRLRWDERTKQYMQRRTTEGLSKKEIIRCLKRFIAREIYQVLTAPSTTHITAKQLTTAA; encoded by the coding sequence ATGTCCACCATCGCACAGCGGACCCGCGAGATCACCGGCGGCGTCGACACCCACAAGGACACCCACACCGCGGCGGCCGTCGACTCGGCCGGACGGCCGCTGGGCGCCGAGCAGTTCGAGGCCACCGCGGCCGGCTACCGCGAACTCCTGGCCTGGCTCCGCTCGTTCGGCAACCTGGTGCTGGTCGGGGTGGAGGGCACCGGCGCCTACGGCGCCGGCCTGGCCCGCTACCTGCACGAGCGGGCCGTGACCGTGGTGGAGATCGACCGCCCGGATCGCAAGGCCCGCCGATGGCAGGGCAAGTCCGACCCGGTCGACGCCGAGGCCGCCGCCCGCGCGGCACTGTCGGCCCGCCGCACCGGGATACCCAAGCAGCGCGACGGCCAAGTAGAGGCCCTGCGGAGCCTGCGGGTTGCCCGCCGCAGCGCGGTGCGTCAACGCGCCGATGTGGCACGGCAGATGAAGATGCTGATCATCACCGCACCGGAAGAGCTGCGGACCGTTCTGCGGGACCTGGGCGACCGGCAGCTGATCGTCGCGTGCGCCACCTCGCGTCCGGATGCGAAGAGAGCCGGCGAGCCGGCCGTCGCCGCCAGGCTCGCTCTACGGACCCTCGCCCGCCGCCACCAGCGACTGGGTGAGGAGATCGCCGAACTGGAGGAGCTCATCACCCCGCTGGTCGCCGGGATCGCCCCAGCCCTGCTCGCCCTGAACGGCGTCGGCGCGGACGTCGCCGGACAACTGCTGGTCACCGCCGGAGAGAACCCCGAGCGCCTGCGCTCCGAGGCAGCGTTCGCCATGCTCTGCGGCGTCGCGCCACTACCCGCGTCGTCCGGCCGCACCCACCGCCACCGTCTCAACCGCGGCGGCGACCGGGACGCCAACGCCGCTCTCTACCGCGTCGTCCTCTGCCGCCTGCGCTGGGACGAACGCACCAAGCAGTACATGCAGCGCAGGACCACGGAAGGACTCTCGAAGAAGGAGATCATCCGCTGCCTCAAGCGGTTCATCGCCCGCGAGATCTACCAAGTCCTGACCGCACCCAGCACCACACACATCACCGCCAAGCAGCTCACCACCGCTGCTTGA
- a CDS encoding ABC transporter ATP-binding protein yields MVEQQQQQNLKSSGEQQGDEVEEARWSYRTDRIVEATANLSAWAMMRRLPQLVRRTLKLTWRVDRRATVILLAGQLVSGVLAAVALWATTGAIGAVISPQADGATVADRLREGAVPVTILAVAAAGRALLGTVSVAISERLSPRIAREAELELLAVSVAAELEAYDQVGYAERWDAADRGADSSQELLGVAQEIIASVVTLVAAAGVLAALHPALVPFLILASIPQGVVAARSARIRYLMAIESMDDRRLLGMLRYCLCHDDNADQIRSDTMAGFLTAKYRKAGERLDTATDRAAHRAARISFLGSLATGAASVLVWGTLITLLATGHVGVAAAGTAVFALRTAASGLQGIVGGGTRLYRLGLYLRDFDDFVVEAGGHAMRRGTAVPDAPAQVAARQVSYTYPGADRPTLDGLDLTIRQGEIVALIGENGSGKSTLLRLLSGLTLPSDGVVCWDEVPTQEMDPHALWKRVALVPQQFSRWPLTLGENIHLGHDGGGQDLVERAAVLAGADEIAVTLRSRYNTLLARAFWGGEWLSGGQFQRVAVARAFYRSLRAPGLLVLDEPTSDLDPRAEHRIFHNLRTLAAGRATILVTHNLDNAVLADRIVVMRGGRIAEEGTFAELADGNGLFRELLDLKHDRDRKLPGQRAQ; encoded by the coding sequence GTGGTTGAGCAGCAGCAACAGCAGAACCTGAAGTCCTCCGGAGAGCAGCAGGGCGACGAGGTGGAGGAGGCCCGCTGGTCGTACCGCACCGACCGGATCGTGGAGGCCACCGCCAACCTGTCGGCGTGGGCGATGATGCGGCGCCTGCCGCAGCTGGTGCGCCGCACCCTCAAGCTGACGTGGCGGGTGGACCGGCGGGCCACCGTGATCCTGCTGGCCGGGCAGCTGGTCTCCGGTGTACTGGCGGCCGTGGCCCTGTGGGCGACCACCGGCGCGATCGGCGCCGTGATCTCCCCGCAGGCAGATGGCGCGACGGTCGCCGACCGGCTCCGCGAAGGTGCGGTGCCGGTGACGATCCTGGCGGTGGCCGCGGCGGGCCGGGCGCTGCTCGGCACCGTCAGTGTCGCGATCTCCGAGCGGCTCTCGCCGAGGATCGCCCGGGAAGCAGAGCTGGAGCTGCTGGCCGTGTCGGTGGCGGCCGAGCTGGAGGCGTACGACCAGGTCGGCTACGCCGAGCGGTGGGACGCCGCCGACCGGGGCGCCGACTCCTCGCAGGAACTCCTCGGCGTGGCGCAAGAGATCATCGCCTCTGTCGTCACCCTCGTCGCCGCCGCCGGCGTGCTCGCCGCTCTGCACCCTGCCCTGGTGCCGTTCCTGATCCTGGCGTCGATCCCGCAGGGCGTGGTCGCGGCCCGCTCCGCCCGCATCCGCTACCTGATGGCGATCGAGAGCATGGACGACCGCCGCCTGCTCGGGATGCTGCGGTACTGCCTGTGCCACGACGACAACGCCGACCAGATCCGCTCCGACACCATGGCCGGCTTCCTCACCGCCAAGTACCGCAAGGCCGGCGAACGCCTGGACACCGCCACCGACCGAGCCGCCCACCGAGCCGCCCGCATCTCCTTCCTCGGCTCCCTGGCCACCGGAGCGGCATCCGTCCTGGTCTGGGGCACCCTCATCACCCTGCTGGCCACCGGACACGTCGGCGTCGCCGCCGCCGGAACCGCCGTCTTCGCGCTGCGCACCGCCGCCTCCGGACTGCAGGGCATCGTCGGTGGCGGCACCCGGCTCTACCGGCTCGGCCTGTACCTGCGGGACTTCGACGACTTCGTGGTGGAGGCCGGCGGGCACGCGATGCGTCGCGGGACCGCAGTGCCCGATGCCCCGGCCCAGGTCGCGGCCCGCCAGGTCTCGTACACCTATCCCGGCGCCGACCGGCCCACCCTGGATGGCCTGGACCTGACGATCCGCCAGGGCGAGATCGTCGCGCTGATCGGCGAGAACGGCTCGGGCAAGAGCACCCTGCTGCGGCTGCTCTCCGGCCTGACCCTGCCGAGCGACGGGGTGGTCTGTTGGGACGAGGTGCCAACCCAGGAGATGGACCCGCACGCGCTGTGGAAGCGGGTCGCACTCGTTCCCCAGCAGTTCTCCCGCTGGCCGCTCACCCTGGGCGAGAACATCCACCTGGGTCACGACGGCGGCGGCCAGGACTTGGTGGAGCGCGCCGCCGTGCTGGCGGGCGCCGACGAGATCGCTGTCACCCTCCGCTCTCGCTACAACACCCTGCTGGCCCGCGCATTCTGGGGCGGCGAGTGGCTGTCCGGTGGCCAGTTCCAGCGCGTCGCCGTCGCGCGTGCCTTCTACCGCTCCCTGCGGGCACCGGGCCTGTTGGTGCTGGACGAGCCCACGAGTGACCTCGACCCCCGGGCCGAGCATCGGATCTTCCACAACCTGCGCACCCTGGCGGCCGGACGCGCCACCATCCTCGTCACCCACAACCTCGACAACGCCGTCCTCGCGGACCGCATCGTCGTCATGCGCGGCGGAAGGATCGCCGAAGAGGGCACCTTCGCCGAACTCGCCGACGGCAACGGCCTGTTCCGCGAACTCCTCGACCTGAAACACGACCGCGACCGCAAGCTGCCCGGCCAGCGCGCCCAGTAG
- a CDS encoding aldo/keto reductase — translation MSRPGGTLNLAGVEVARLGLGTMRLTGPGTWGDPADPTTAVRLVRHAVNAGINHIDTADAYGPHTVEDLIRWALHPYTDDVLVATKVGMIRPAPNVWKPLGRPDYLRAAVEASHRRLAVDRIGLCYLHRIDPTVPLAEQVGVMVELQVEGKIRGIGLSKVTVDQIDQARAIAPIAAVQNVLNLDELHDPVVQHCADLGIPYVPYRPLNAGRHTGPDGTGKALRHLLDLGPHIAPIPGTSNPDHLDELIAAVTEGA, via the coding sequence GTGAGCCGCCCCGGCGGCACCCTCAACCTCGCCGGCGTCGAGGTCGCCCGCCTCGGGCTCGGCACGATGCGCCTGACCGGCCCCGGCACCTGGGGCGACCCGGCCGACCCGACCACGGCCGTCCGGCTCGTACGCCACGCCGTCAACGCCGGGATCAACCACATCGACACCGCCGACGCCTATGGCCCCCACACCGTCGAGGACCTGATCCGCTGGGCCCTCCACCCCTACACCGATGACGTGCTGGTGGCCACCAAGGTCGGCATGATCCGCCCCGCCCCCAATGTCTGGAAGCCGCTCGGCCGCCCCGACTACCTGCGCGCCGCCGTCGAAGCCTCGCATCGCCGCCTGGCCGTCGACCGGATCGGTCTGTGCTACCTCCACCGCATCGACCCCACCGTGCCGCTGGCCGAACAGGTCGGCGTCATGGTCGAACTCCAGGTCGAGGGCAAGATCCGGGGCATCGGCCTGTCGAAGGTCACCGTCGACCAGATCGACCAGGCCCGCGCCATCGCCCCGATCGCCGCGGTGCAGAACGTCCTCAATCTGGACGAGCTCCATGACCCCGTCGTTCAGCACTGCGCCGACCTCGGCATCCCCTACGTGCCCTACCGGCCGCTGAACGCCGGACGGCACACCGGGCCCGACGGCACCGGGAAGGCGCTGCGCCACCTCCTCGACCTCGGCCCGCACATCGCCCCGATCCCCGGCACCAGCAACCCCGACCACCTCGACGAGCTGATCGCCGCCGTCACCGAGGGGGCCTGA
- a CDS encoding nucleoside-diphosphate kinase, whose amino-acid sequence MNARPTAAGAVVDGVDWDRFSVVLLKPDCVRRELTDIVLAALAERGGVEVVFWMPVTVAAWQIHVHYWDMLVDADWWLPLNIPLCLDQAYVGQSVVVALVRGAGGTPARLRGLLGHFDPAEAGPGTIRGDFGTDSLATARQAGRLVENLIHTSDDEAAVARDFGTWFGADRRHLLPPTHREPAPA is encoded by the coding sequence GTGAACGCCCGCCCCACGGCGGCCGGAGCCGTGGTCGACGGAGTCGACTGGGACCGGTTCAGCGTGGTGCTGCTCAAGCCCGACTGTGTCCGGCGGGAGCTGACCGACATCGTCCTCGCCGCCCTGGCGGAGCGCGGTGGCGTCGAGGTGGTCTTCTGGATGCCGGTGACCGTCGCCGCTTGGCAGATCCACGTCCACTACTGGGACATGCTGGTCGACGCCGACTGGTGGCTGCCGTTGAACATCCCGCTCTGCCTGGACCAGGCCTACGTCGGCCAGAGCGTCGTGGTGGCGCTGGTGCGCGGCGCCGGAGGAACCCCGGCACGGCTTCGCGGCCTGCTCGGGCACTTCGACCCCGCCGAGGCCGGACCCGGCACCATCCGAGGCGACTTCGGCACCGACAGCCTCGCCACCGCCCGCCAGGCCGGACGCCTGGTGGAGAACCTGATCCACACCAGCGACGACGAGGCCGCCGTGGCACGGGACTTCGGGACGTGGTTCGGCGCCGACCGCCGCCACCTGCTCCCCCCGACCCATCGCGAGCCCGCGCCTGCCTGA
- a CDS encoding radical SAM protein, producing the protein MTTITPRTRRPLPLLTADQIGSLKPELADPIEYRKSGLSLNHVVGCPLDCGYCVRHLFDNFELKTPRALMSDEDAVELLTSHPYFRPHVTPIQLFNRATDPMLPVVKPHTFKVLRLLDGMGLRNHVLVITRWRVDPEDCAVLNSFKNIKLTVLVTHSGIDHPGIEPVDSAIAAASLKTLYEHAENYRTILYWRPIVPGLNDSDEDIQRAYELSKFAHATVFTGLFFRDQIAAYYQVHGLPEPYEDTARRKIMPEESEQRILEAFHRPENSDAPWGPLFRKTSCAVAYAHGEADYNGHYGIRELCDICPLAQLQVCHQAWNAPELSVAQAAARDLGAVGEVEVTKRAIIVEGLDELPRYFLQHGFGYQVHDRNKPHHPRRHGRADIGWPAPAS; encoded by the coding sequence TTGACCACCATCACGCCCCGCACCCGCCGGCCGCTGCCGCTGCTCACCGCCGACCAGATCGGCTCCCTGAAGCCGGAGCTCGCGGACCCGATCGAGTACCGCAAGTCGGGCCTGTCGCTGAACCACGTCGTCGGCTGCCCCCTCGACTGCGGCTACTGCGTGCGGCACCTGTTCGACAACTTCGAGCTCAAGACGCCGCGCGCGCTGATGAGCGACGAGGACGCCGTCGAACTCCTCACCAGCCACCCGTACTTCCGGCCGCACGTGACGCCCATCCAGCTGTTCAACCGCGCGACCGACCCGATGCTGCCCGTCGTCAAACCCCACACCTTCAAGGTGCTGCGTCTCCTGGACGGCATGGGCCTGCGCAACCACGTGCTGGTGATCACCCGCTGGCGGGTCGACCCGGAGGACTGCGCCGTCCTCAACTCCTTCAAGAACATCAAGCTGACCGTGCTCGTCACCCACTCCGGGATCGACCACCCCGGCATCGAGCCCGTGGACTCCGCGATTGCCGCCGCGAGCCTCAAGACCCTGTACGAGCACGCCGAGAACTACCGCACCATCCTCTACTGGCGGCCGATCGTGCCCGGCCTCAACGACAGCGACGAGGACATCCAACGCGCCTACGAGCTGTCCAAGTTCGCGCACGCCACCGTCTTCACCGGCCTGTTCTTCCGCGACCAGATCGCCGCGTACTACCAGGTCCACGGCCTGCCCGAGCCTTACGAGGACACCGCCCGCCGCAAGATCATGCCTGAGGAGTCCGAGCAGCGGATCCTCGAGGCGTTCCACCGGCCCGAGAACTCCGACGCCCCCTGGGGGCCGCTGTTCCGCAAGACGAGCTGCGCCGTCGCCTACGCCCACGGGGAGGCTGACTACAACGGCCACTACGGCATCCGCGAGCTGTGCGACATCTGCCCTTTGGCGCAGCTCCAGGTCTGCCACCAGGCATGGAACGCCCCGGAGTTGTCCGTGGCCCAGGCCGCCGCGCGGGACCTCGGCGCGGTGGGCGAGGTGGAGGTCACCAAGCGGGCCATCATCGTGGAGGGCCTGGACGAGCTGCCGCGGTACTTCCTCCAGCATGGCTTCGGCTACCAGGTCCACGACCGGAACAAGCCGCACCACCCGCGCCGGCACGGGCGAGCCGACATCGGCTGGCCCGCCCCGGCCTCCTAG
- a CDS encoding thymidylate synthase, translating to MLAAPSLPNFQRAYGQALEHLITTPQFTNRPRGNHSQESLGLSFTLTDPRARSLFLESRPVNPIYHFAEALWYLGGRDDLAMIGYYARRRRLDSSDGVTIVGSAYGKRLFPAPFDQALALLRSERDSKRAFLPVFWPGALDDPASPDVPCLIGLQLLAREGRLHMVAYMRANDANRGLIADVFSFTFIQEFAARLLGLELGTYTHHVGSMHVAVAELLHLADVAAEAGHSVGQPARFAPESMPAGSGWEQVRQLLVHEEVLRTNQMQYAPADIAALDLSPYWQEIVRLFEVQRQLIHCAADPVDADLLTALTPAHRWQVTRRWAKRMPAEVTA from the coding sequence ATGCTCGCCGCACCCTCGCTCCCGAACTTCCAGCGGGCCTATGGCCAGGCTCTGGAGCACCTGATCACGACGCCGCAGTTCACCAACCGCCCTCGGGGCAACCACAGCCAGGAGTCCCTGGGGCTGAGCTTTACGCTGACCGACCCCCGGGCCAGGAGCTTGTTCCTGGAGTCCCGGCCGGTGAACCCGATCTACCACTTCGCCGAGGCGCTGTGGTACCTCGGCGGCCGGGACGACCTCGCCATGATCGGCTACTACGCCCGGCGCCGGCGGCTGGACTCCAGCGACGGGGTGACCATCGTCGGGTCGGCGTACGGGAAGCGCCTGTTCCCCGCTCCCTTCGACCAGGCCCTCGCGCTGCTGCGATCCGAGCGCGACTCCAAGCGGGCATTCCTGCCGGTGTTCTGGCCGGGCGCCCTCGACGACCCGGCCAGCCCGGATGTGCCGTGCTTGATTGGCCTTCAACTGCTTGCCCGTGAAGGCCGGTTGCACATGGTGGCCTACATGCGGGCGAACGACGCCAACCGCGGGCTGATCGCCGACGTGTTCTCCTTCACCTTCATCCAGGAGTTCGCCGCGCGCCTGCTCGGGCTGGAGCTGGGCACCTACACCCACCACGTCGGCTCGATGCACGTCGCGGTCGCCGAACTCCTACACCTGGCCGACGTGGCTGCCGAGGCGGGACACAGCGTTGGGCAGCCCGCCCGTTTCGCCCCCGAGTCGATGCCGGCGGGGTCCGGCTGGGAGCAGGTCCGGCAACTCCTTGTTCACGAGGAGGTGTTGCGTACCAACCAGATGCAGTACGCACCCGCCGACATCGCGGCCTTGGATCTGTCCCCGTACTGGCAGGAGATCGTCCGTCTCTTCGAGGTGCAGCGCCAGCTGATCCACTGTGCCGCCGACCCGGTCGACGCCGATCTGTTGACCGCCCTCACGCCGGCCCACCGCTGGCAGGTCACCCGCCGCTGGGCCAAGCGGATGCCCGCCGAGGTGACCGCGTGA
- a CDS encoding HD domain-containing protein, giving the protein MNDRQHSEGTMSYLFEAGALKRGKRSGWWIAGVKDPETIAEHSWRTAVVGAVLAMMEGADPARVALLCTFHDTQETRVGDIPWVGRRYITTASNEAVTADQVAEAHPAVAEGISAIVHDYENGDSLEVQVAHDADKLECMIQGLEYLQQGYPQAQEWVDSTRAKLKLPSAIQLADAAQTMSIAEWQRTYLR; this is encoded by the coding sequence TTGAACGACCGGCAGCACTCCGAGGGCACGATGAGCTACCTGTTCGAGGCCGGAGCGTTGAAGCGCGGGAAGCGCAGCGGCTGGTGGATCGCGGGTGTGAAGGACCCCGAGACGATCGCCGAGCACAGCTGGCGAACGGCCGTGGTCGGTGCCGTTCTCGCGATGATGGAAGGCGCGGACCCTGCGCGGGTTGCGCTCCTGTGCACCTTCCACGACACCCAGGAGACCCGGGTCGGTGACATCCCCTGGGTGGGTCGCCGATACATCACGACGGCATCCAACGAGGCGGTCACCGCGGACCAGGTCGCTGAGGCCCACCCTGCCGTCGCCGAGGGGATCAGCGCCATCGTCCACGACTACGAGAACGGTGACTCGCTGGAGGTCCAGGTCGCCCACGACGCCGACAAGTTGGAGTGCATGATCCAGGGGCTGGAGTACCTTCAGCAGGGCTACCCGCAGGCGCAGGAATGGGTCGACAGTACCCGGGCGAAGCTCAAGCTGCCCTCCGCGATCCAACTGGCTGACGCCGC
- a CDS encoding 3'-5' exonuclease, translating to MSTSPTWPRLLVVDVEGNGQQPPDLVEIALIPVEGGLVRPEEARSTLVRPPQPITRFATGVHGLTNQDVEAAPPWETIADRVLADLHGAWIVAHNASTEYNVLTRHLPTWQPAGVLDTLRLARAVHPAAPGHGLDKIIPHLGIDLSAVPGQRHRAAFDAHATALLLLTLADRMTFAELMAAAVPPNMPGAPAAPDPDHEEQTLW from the coding sequence GTGAGCACCAGCCCCACCTGGCCCCGTCTGCTCGTCGTCGACGTCGAAGGCAACGGCCAGCAGCCGCCGGACCTGGTCGAGATCGCCCTCATCCCCGTCGAGGGCGGCCTCGTCCGGCCGGAGGAGGCCAGGAGCACCCTGGTGCGGCCCCCGCAGCCGATCACCCGCTTCGCCACCGGCGTCCACGGCCTCACCAACCAGGACGTGGAAGCCGCCCCGCCCTGGGAGACGATCGCCGACCGGGTGCTGGCCGACCTCCACGGGGCATGGATCGTCGCCCACAACGCCTCGACCGAGTACAACGTCCTCACCCGGCACCTGCCGACCTGGCAGCCCGCCGGTGTCCTCGACACCCTCCGCCTGGCCCGCGCCGTCCACCCGGCCGCCCCCGGGCACGGCCTGGACAAGATCATCCCGCACCTGGGGATCGACCTGTCCGCCGTGCCCGGACAGCGGCACCGCGCAGCCTTCGACGCCCACGCCACCGCCCTGCTGCTGCTCACTCTCGCCGACCGCATGACCTTCGCCGAGCTGATGGCCGCGGCGGTGCCCCCGAACATGCCCGGCGCCCCGGCGGCGCCCGACCCCGACCATGAGGAGCAAACCCTGTGGTGA
- a CDS encoding helix-turn-helix domain-containing protein gives MAPHGGDRALEKLTGSSPRAGQGFATVSGHLFKEIRERTGTSQERLAQALGVDKSTLQGWESGRRSLNSSRAGSLRALKRNLLRLGGDPTLLVLLDQALDADSIINFAVDDPTIERAADHPLASWVLTRDTTHMLAWALTGIAPASLPAVEKPARRGPTPASPQLPPDVLRTFFGQMRRAAELAQWSGDDGALLRRQALYLCSYDTSSDTAAWLAEIRRRPARAQPKGWSPDWADDRSVATSLTRHGDHDALAAFMATGMGDEVGEAANLNYWAYWLGIDSLPKADDQFMVAAPAESWDALALLRGLADRLKPGIAAIDLNIHSVWALLALRKGLLAPAPDLGRTLQARVAVLLDADGISTQAREELISLHYGLKLTT, from the coding sequence GTGGCACCTCACGGCGGGGATCGCGCCCTGGAAAAGCTGACTGGCAGCAGCCCTCGCGCCGGCCAGGGCTTCGCAACGGTCTCGGGTCACCTCTTCAAGGAGATCCGGGAGCGAACGGGAACCTCCCAAGAGCGGCTTGCGCAGGCGCTCGGGGTCGACAAAAGCACTCTCCAGGGCTGGGAATCCGGTCGCCGATCGCTGAACTCCTCGCGGGCCGGATCACTGCGTGCACTCAAGCGGAACCTTCTCCGCCTCGGCGGGGACCCCACGCTCCTTGTCCTCCTTGACCAGGCACTCGACGCTGACAGCATCATCAACTTCGCGGTGGACGACCCGACGATCGAACGGGCAGCTGACCACCCCCTCGCAAGCTGGGTACTCACCCGGGACACCACCCATATGCTGGCGTGGGCCCTGACCGGCATCGCGCCGGCGTCCCTCCCCGCCGTCGAGAAGCCCGCTCGCCGCGGTCCTACCCCGGCCTCGCCTCAGCTTCCGCCCGACGTGCTGAGGACGTTCTTCGGCCAGATGCGCCGAGCTGCCGAACTCGCCCAGTGGTCCGGCGATGACGGCGCGCTGCTGCGTCGGCAAGCCCTCTACCTGTGCTCATACGACACGTCATCCGATACCGCCGCCTGGCTTGCTGAGATACGCCGTCGGCCGGCACGAGCCCAGCCGAAAGGTTGGTCCCCGGACTGGGCCGACGACCGCTCCGTGGCGACGTCCCTCACTCGGCACGGCGATCACGACGCGCTCGCGGCCTTCATGGCCACCGGCATGGGCGACGAAGTCGGTGAGGCCGCCAACTTGAACTACTGGGCGTACTGGCTGGGAATCGACTCGCTGCCCAAGGCCGACGATCAGTTCATGGTTGCTGCACCCGCCGAGTCGTGGGACGCTCTTGCCCTCTTGCGGGGGCTCGCCGATCGGTTGAAGCCCGGCATTGCCGCGATCGACCTGAACATTCATTCGGTCTGGGCGTTGCTGGCCCTCCGAAAGGGCCTTCTCGCGCCCGCGCCTGATCTTGGTCGGACTCTCCAGGCTCGTGTCGCTGTGCTGCTCGATGCCGACGGAATCTCGACGCAAGCGCGCGAGGAGCTGATCTCCCTGCACTACGGTCTGAAGCTGACCACCTGA
- a CDS encoding NUDIX domain-containing protein: MSARVLTAVASGIYIPHPDGRVLLVHHARSKTWVLPGGKGEHESPRQCAAREGTEELRVPVEIGPLLSVHHLTGAKPLFPGAENIPGAYPCNLFTSTAHLAPADWDRITLPADELLGWDLFDVDQAVTTPGLMEQANAANLLACQSAYRTGITAYLEDGTVT, translated from the coding sequence ATGAGCGCCCGGGTGCTCACCGCCGTGGCCTCCGGGATCTACATCCCGCACCCCGACGGCCGGGTTCTGCTCGTGCACCACGCCCGATCCAAGACCTGGGTCCTGCCCGGTGGCAAGGGCGAGCACGAGTCCCCCCGCCAGTGCGCCGCCCGCGAGGGTACCGAGGAGCTGCGCGTACCTGTCGAGATCGGCCCGCTGCTGTCTGTCCATCACCTCACCGGAGCGAAGCCGCTGTTCCCCGGCGCGGAGAACATCCCCGGCGCTTACCCGTGCAACCTGTTCACCTCCACCGCCCACCTCGCCCCCGCTGACTGGGACCGGATCACCCTGCCGGCGGATGAACTCCTCGGCTGGGACCTGTTCGACGTCGACCAGGCGGTCACCACACCCGGGCTGATGGAGCAGGCGAACGCCGCGAACCTGCTGGCCTGCCAGAGCGCCTACCGCACCGGCATCACCGCCTACCTGGAAGACGGCACCGTCACCTGA
- a CDS encoding ATP-binding protein, with amino-acid sequence MPVITFRAPVQHASVGQLRRRIPNELATLEVELTDDERFAVCICLTELVTNAITHGYRGEGGNESAELTVSVTVDRDSGRLRLAAFDPGRDLPVERDGGLYELNGRGLALIRAYASALGWESVFGPVGERVGQQVWCELEIESLTGRATATQAQAQPEQRLDVGLQIAVMDAVSAVRAARPRIGVGSLRDRPRALAGTDTAA; translated from the coding sequence ATGCCCGTCATCACGTTCAGAGCACCCGTCCAGCACGCCTCCGTCGGCCAGCTCCGCAGGCGCATCCCCAACGAACTCGCCACTCTCGAAGTCGAGCTGACGGACGATGAGCGGTTCGCGGTCTGCATCTGTCTGACGGAGCTGGTCACCAACGCGATCACCCACGGCTACCGAGGGGAGGGCGGCAACGAGTCCGCCGAGCTGACGGTCTCGGTGACTGTCGACCGCGACAGCGGCAGGCTCCGGCTTGCAGCGTTCGACCCCGGACGGGATTTGCCGGTCGAGCGCGACGGCGGCCTGTACGAGTTGAACGGCCGGGGCCTGGCATTGATCCGCGCCTACGCGTCCGCCCTGGGCTGGGAGTCGGTGTTCGGCCCGGTCGGGGAGAGGGTCGGGCAGCAGGTCTGGTGCGAGCTGGAGATCGAGTCGCTCACCGGCCGGGCCACCGCGACCCAAGCGCAGGCGCAGCCGGAACAGCGGCTCGACGTCGGGCTTCAGATCGCGGTGATGGACGCGGTGTCGGCCGTCCGTGCCGCCCGGCCTCGAATCGGGGTCGGCAGTCTTCGTGATCGGCCCCGGGCCCTGGCCGGAACCGACACCGCGGCCTGA